One Gadus morhua chromosome 23, gadMor3.0, whole genome shotgun sequence DNA segment encodes these proteins:
- the LOC115537266 gene encoding uncharacterized protein LOC115537266 isoform X2, which translates to MTTCGPVTKSLLLLAVVVTLTGQGSADEKVSKCCTRVSRQQINETIVDYLEQKKILPCVNAIIFQTKGGSLYCLKHNEPWVKRKVRELEATKRGALASPRSLL; encoded by the exons ATGACGACCTGTGGCCCGGTGACGAAGAGCCTGCTGCTTCTGGCTGTGGTGGTCACTCTGACCGGACAAGGATctgcag ATGAGAAGGTCTCTAAATGCTGCACCAGGGTGAGCAGACAGCAGATCAATGAAACCATCGTGGACTACTTGGAGCAAAAGAAAATTCTTCCCTGTGTCAATGCCATCAT ttTTCAAACAAAGGGAGGTAGTTTGTACTGCTTAAAACATAATGAGCCCTGGGTGAAGAGGAAGGTCAGGGAGCTTGA GGCGACAAAAAGAGGAGCATTGGcctccccccgctccctccTGTAG
- the LOC115537258 gene encoding uncharacterized protein LOC115537258: MTTCGTVTKSLLLLAVVVALTGQGSAADEKFYKCCTTVSREEITETIVDYMVQLRKKNCVNAIIFQTESGNLYCSKHDEPWVMTKVRQLRRTKRAALASTPSLLKLITSSSSPPPLEWTTGTSSTHYTVQ; the protein is encoded by the exons ATGACGACCTGTGGCACCGTGACgaagagcctgctgctgctggctgtggtGGTCGCTCTGACCGGACAAGGATctgcag CAGATGAGAAGTTCTATAAATGCTGCACCACGGTGAGCAGAGAGGAGATCACTGAAACCATCGTGGACTACATGGTGCAACTGAGAAAAAAGAACTGTGTCAATGCCATCAT TTTCCAAACGGAGAGTGGTAATTTGTACTGCAGCAAACATGATGAGCCCTGGGTGATGACGAAGGTCAGGCAGCTTAG GAGGACAAAAAGAGCAGCATTGGcctcaaccccctccctcctgaagctcatcacctccagctcctctcctccaccattgGAGTGGACCACCGGAACGTCCTCAACGCATTATACCGTCCAATAG
- the LOC115537266 gene encoding C-C motif chemokine 4-like isoform X1, producing MTTCGPVTKSLLLLAVVVTLTGQGSAADEKVSKCCTRVSRQQINETIVDYLEQKKILPCVNAIIFQTKGGSLYCLKHNEPWVKRKVRELEATKRGALASPRSLL from the exons ATGACGACCTGTGGCCCGGTGACGAAGAGCCTGCTGCTTCTGGCTGTGGTGGTCACTCTGACCGGACAAGGATctgcag cAGATGAGAAGGTCTCTAAATGCTGCACCAGGGTGAGCAGACAGCAGATCAATGAAACCATCGTGGACTACTTGGAGCAAAAGAAAATTCTTCCCTGTGTCAATGCCATCAT ttTTCAAACAAAGGGAGGTAGTTTGTACTGCTTAAAACATAATGAGCCCTGGGTGAAGAGGAAGGTCAGGGAGCTTGA GGCGACAAAAAGAGGAGCATTGGcctccccccgctccctccTGTAG